One window from the genome of Esox lucius isolate fEsoLuc1 chromosome 23, fEsoLuc1.pri, whole genome shotgun sequence encodes:
- the atxn10 gene encoding ataxin-10 isoform X2 has translation MADHAQEFLNSMDFPKLLNEILAEQFSENHLPVLQSLTNALRIQDYRDHSEEETFQNLMKILSKLSEEIQAAGREVKEVILQLTTACFRAQRNGCVQCARNQSLLRSLGFIDLSIRILDMLLKLKAENSDYILEAIRCGIQFIGNLAVDNQFCKDDIWKLIFPDLLLALLCLEDHRAAGYASMVLHTCLDGLKVEQLAQPGNIHVALKVMDLCRTQPELDWPVLIATQHFLKSSVLVVNMYSGMSYRERVTLLELISAQLGEGNSEDCGISPSVASFLASCFQECCGAVLTLASGSDDEEALTVISLLDVLCEMTSDHKQFMFLQNHPELLNSTVGLLQQVHALGKTSKNVFTAAQNFSLAQGGDGSSSPAVSFKAHLIRLIGNLCHGNAANQNKVRELDCLPLIMDNCSIDSNNPFISQWAIFAIRNILEHNLENQKLVAALERQGVADDSALRALGFRLEERDGNLLLKPCSKDP, from the exons atGGCCGACCACGCGCAAGAATTCTTAAACAGCATGGACTTTCCAAAATTATTGAATGAAATTCTTGCTGAACAGTTCAGTGAAAACCATTTACCTGTTTTACAATCGCTGACCAATGCATTAAGAATCCAGGATTACAG AGATCACAGTGAGGAAGAAACATTCCAGAATCTCATGAAGATCCTGTCAAAGCTATCAGAGGAAATTCAGGCTGCAGGCAGAGAGGTTAAAGAGGTGATCCTGCAGTTGACCACAGCGTGCTTCAGAGCCCAGAGGAATGGCTGTGTACAGTGTGCACGGAACCAATCtcttttgag GTCCCTTGGTTTTATTGACCTGTCAATCAGAATCTTAGACATGCTTCTGAAACTGAAGGCTGAAAACAGTGACTACATTTTAgaag CCATTCGATGTGGGATACAGTTCATTGGAAACCTTGCTGTTGATAACCAGTTCTGTAAAGATGACATATGGAAACTCATCTTTCCAGATCTTCTCTT GGCGCTGCTGTGTCTAGAAGATCACAGGGCGGCGGGCTACGCGTCCATGGTGCTCCACACCTGTCTGGATGGACTGAAGGTGGAGCAACTGGCTCAGCCAGGGAACATTCACGTGGCCTTGAAGGTTATGGACCTGTGTCGGACTCAGCCGGAGCTGGACTGGCC GGTTTTGATTGCTACCCAGCACTTCCTCAAGTCCTCAGTGCTCGTTGTAAACATGTATTCAGGCATGAGTTATCGAGAGAG GGTGACGTTGTTGGAGCTCATTTCAGCTCAGTTGGGTGAGGGGAACTCTGAGGACTGCGGGATCTCCCCCAGTGTAGCCAGTTTCCTGGCATCCTGCTTCCAGGAGTGTTGTGGGGCCGTGCTCACACTCGCCTCCGGGTCTGACGACGAG GAGGCTCTGACCGTGATCAGCCTGTTAGATGTTCTCTGTGAGATGACATCAGATCACAAACAGTTCATGTTCCTGCAGAACCACCCAGAACTCCTCAACTCGACAGTTG GTCTCCTGCAGCAGGTCCATGCTCTGGGAAAGACCAGTAAGAATGTTTTCACTGCAGCTCAGAACTTCTCCTTGGCTCAGGGCGGAGACGGCTCCTCCTCTCCTGCAGTCAGCTTCAAGGCCCATCTCATCCGTCTCATAGGAAACCTCTGCCACGGAAACGCCGCCAATCAGAATAAG GTTAGGGAACTCGACTGTCTTCCTCTCATTATGGACAACTGCAGTATTGACAGCAACAACCCAT TCATCAGCCAGTGGGCCATCTTTGCCATCCGGAACATTCTAGAACACAACCTGGAGAATCAGAAGCTGGTGGCTGCTCTTGAACGTCAAGGCGTTGCTGATGACTCTGCCCTGAGGGCCCTGGGCTTCCGattagaggagagagatggtaaCCTGCTCCTCAAACCCTGCTCAAAGGACCCTTAA
- the atxn10 gene encoding ataxin-10 isoform X1 gives MADHAQEFLNSMDFPKLLNEILAEQFSENHLPVLQSLTNALRIQDYRDHSEEETFQNLMKILSKLSEEIQAAGREVKEVILQLTTACFRAQRNGCVQCARNQSLLRSLGFIDLSIRILDMLLKLKAENSDYILEAIRCGIQFIGNLAVDNQFCKDDIWKLIFPDLLLALLCLEDHRAAGYASMVLHTCLDGLKVEQLAQPGNIHVALKVMDLCRTQPELDWPVLIATQHFLKSSVLVVNMYSGMSYRERVTLLELISAQLGEGNSEDCGISPSVASFLASCFQECCGAVLTLASGSDDEEALTVISLLDVLCEMTSDHKQFMFLQNHPELLNSTVGLLQQVHALGKTSKNVFTAAQNFSLAQGGDGSSSPAVSFKAHLIRLIGNLCHGNAANQNKVRELDCLPLIMDNCSIDSNNPFISQWAIFAIRNILEHNLENQKLVAALERQGVADDSALRALGFRLEERDGKPGEGVRRAEWGGLHRSLFNNTGQERTAAGT, from the exons atGGCCGACCACGCGCAAGAATTCTTAAACAGCATGGACTTTCCAAAATTATTGAATGAAATTCTTGCTGAACAGTTCAGTGAAAACCATTTACCTGTTTTACAATCGCTGACCAATGCATTAAGAATCCAGGATTACAG AGATCACAGTGAGGAAGAAACATTCCAGAATCTCATGAAGATCCTGTCAAAGCTATCAGAGGAAATTCAGGCTGCAGGCAGAGAGGTTAAAGAGGTGATCCTGCAGTTGACCACAGCGTGCTTCAGAGCCCAGAGGAATGGCTGTGTACAGTGTGCACGGAACCAATCtcttttgag GTCCCTTGGTTTTATTGACCTGTCAATCAGAATCTTAGACATGCTTCTGAAACTGAAGGCTGAAAACAGTGACTACATTTTAgaag CCATTCGATGTGGGATACAGTTCATTGGAAACCTTGCTGTTGATAACCAGTTCTGTAAAGATGACATATGGAAACTCATCTTTCCAGATCTTCTCTT GGCGCTGCTGTGTCTAGAAGATCACAGGGCGGCGGGCTACGCGTCCATGGTGCTCCACACCTGTCTGGATGGACTGAAGGTGGAGCAACTGGCTCAGCCAGGGAACATTCACGTGGCCTTGAAGGTTATGGACCTGTGTCGGACTCAGCCGGAGCTGGACTGGCC GGTTTTGATTGCTACCCAGCACTTCCTCAAGTCCTCAGTGCTCGTTGTAAACATGTATTCAGGCATGAGTTATCGAGAGAG GGTGACGTTGTTGGAGCTCATTTCAGCTCAGTTGGGTGAGGGGAACTCTGAGGACTGCGGGATCTCCCCCAGTGTAGCCAGTTTCCTGGCATCCTGCTTCCAGGAGTGTTGTGGGGCCGTGCTCACACTCGCCTCCGGGTCTGACGACGAG GAGGCTCTGACCGTGATCAGCCTGTTAGATGTTCTCTGTGAGATGACATCAGATCACAAACAGTTCATGTTCCTGCAGAACCACCCAGAACTCCTCAACTCGACAGTTG GTCTCCTGCAGCAGGTCCATGCTCTGGGAAAGACCAGTAAGAATGTTTTCACTGCAGCTCAGAACTTCTCCTTGGCTCAGGGCGGAGACGGCTCCTCCTCTCCTGCAGTCAGCTTCAAGGCCCATCTCATCCGTCTCATAGGAAACCTCTGCCACGGAAACGCCGCCAATCAGAATAAG GTTAGGGAACTCGACTGTCTTCCTCTCATTATGGACAACTGCAGTATTGACAGCAACAACCCAT TCATCAGCCAGTGGGCCATCTTTGCCATCCGGAACATTCTAGAACACAACCTGGAGAATCAGAAGCTGGTGGCTGCTCTTGAACGTCAAGGCGTTGCTGATGACTCTGCCCTGAGGGCCCTGGGCTTCCGattagaggagagagatg GAAAACCCGGGGAGGGCGTCAGGCGGGCGGAATGGGGCGGCCTTCACCGCAGTCTATTCAACAACACGGGTCAGGAGAGAACCGCAGCGGGGACCTAA
- the atxn10 gene encoding ataxin-10 isoform X3, protein MKILSKLSEEIQAAGREVKEVILQLTTACFRAQRNGCVQCARNQSLLRSLGFIDLSIRILDMLLKLKAENSDYILEAIRCGIQFIGNLAVDNQFCKDDIWKLIFPDLLLALLCLEDHRAAGYASMVLHTCLDGLKVEQLAQPGNIHVALKVMDLCRTQPELDWPVLIATQHFLKSSVLVVNMYSGMSYRERVTLLELISAQLGEGNSEDCGISPSVASFLASCFQECCGAVLTLASGSDDEEALTVISLLDVLCEMTSDHKQFMFLQNHPELLNSTVGLLQQVHALGKTSKNVFTAAQNFSLAQGGDGSSSPAVSFKAHLIRLIGNLCHGNAANQNKVRELDCLPLIMDNCSIDSNNPFISQWAIFAIRNILEHNLENQKLVAALERQGVADDSALRALGFRLEERDGKPGEGVRRAEWGGLHRSLFNNTGQERTAAGT, encoded by the exons ATGAAGATCCTGTCAAAGCTATCAGAGGAAATTCAGGCTGCAGGCAGAGAGGTTAAAGAGGTGATCCTGCAGTTGACCACAGCGTGCTTCAGAGCCCAGAGGAATGGCTGTGTACAGTGTGCACGGAACCAATCtcttttgag GTCCCTTGGTTTTATTGACCTGTCAATCAGAATCTTAGACATGCTTCTGAAACTGAAGGCTGAAAACAGTGACTACATTTTAgaag CCATTCGATGTGGGATACAGTTCATTGGAAACCTTGCTGTTGATAACCAGTTCTGTAAAGATGACATATGGAAACTCATCTTTCCAGATCTTCTCTT GGCGCTGCTGTGTCTAGAAGATCACAGGGCGGCGGGCTACGCGTCCATGGTGCTCCACACCTGTCTGGATGGACTGAAGGTGGAGCAACTGGCTCAGCCAGGGAACATTCACGTGGCCTTGAAGGTTATGGACCTGTGTCGGACTCAGCCGGAGCTGGACTGGCC GGTTTTGATTGCTACCCAGCACTTCCTCAAGTCCTCAGTGCTCGTTGTAAACATGTATTCAGGCATGAGTTATCGAGAGAG GGTGACGTTGTTGGAGCTCATTTCAGCTCAGTTGGGTGAGGGGAACTCTGAGGACTGCGGGATCTCCCCCAGTGTAGCCAGTTTCCTGGCATCCTGCTTCCAGGAGTGTTGTGGGGCCGTGCTCACACTCGCCTCCGGGTCTGACGACGAG GAGGCTCTGACCGTGATCAGCCTGTTAGATGTTCTCTGTGAGATGACATCAGATCACAAACAGTTCATGTTCCTGCAGAACCACCCAGAACTCCTCAACTCGACAGTTG GTCTCCTGCAGCAGGTCCATGCTCTGGGAAAGACCAGTAAGAATGTTTTCACTGCAGCTCAGAACTTCTCCTTGGCTCAGGGCGGAGACGGCTCCTCCTCTCCTGCAGTCAGCTTCAAGGCCCATCTCATCCGTCTCATAGGAAACCTCTGCCACGGAAACGCCGCCAATCAGAATAAG GTTAGGGAACTCGACTGTCTTCCTCTCATTATGGACAACTGCAGTATTGACAGCAACAACCCAT TCATCAGCCAGTGGGCCATCTTTGCCATCCGGAACATTCTAGAACACAACCTGGAGAATCAGAAGCTGGTGGCTGCTCTTGAACGTCAAGGCGTTGCTGATGACTCTGCCCTGAGGGCCCTGGGCTTCCGattagaggagagagatg GAAAACCCGGGGAGGGCGTCAGGCGGGCGGAATGGGGCGGCCTTCACCGCAGTCTATTCAACAACACGGGTCAGGAGAGAACCGCAGCGGGGACCTAA
- the wnt7ba gene encoding protein Wnt-7b, which yields MLIVSSRSALLSVYYPQIFLILTSGSYLALSSVVALGANIICNKIPGLAPRQRALCQSRPDAIIVIGEGAQLGINECQYQFRYGRWNCSALGERTVFGQELRVGSREAAFTYAITAAGVAHSVTAACSQGNLSQCGCDREKQGYHDQEEGWKWGGCSANIKYGVEFSRRFVDAREIKKNARRLMNLHNNDAGRKILEERMKLECKCHGVSGSCTTKTCWTTLPKFREIGYILKERYGEAVQVEPVRASRLRQPSFLRLKEARGYQKPADRDLVYLERSPNYCEEDTATGSTGTRGRLCNHTSPHTDGCNLMCCGRGHDTHQYTRVWQCNCKFQWCCFVKCNTCSERSEVFTCK from the exons ATGCTCATCGTCTCGTCCCGCAGTGCGCTGCTGTCTGTCTACTATCCTCAGATCTTCCTCATCCTCACGAGCGGTAGCTACCT GGCACTGTCTTCTGTGGTGGCACTGGGTGCCAACATCATCTGCAACAAGATCCCTGGGCTGGCCCCAAGGCAGCGCGCCCTCTGCCAGAGCCGTCCAGATGCCATCATCGTCATCGGCGAGGGCGCCCAGTTGGGCATCAACGAGTGCCAGTACCAGTTTCGCTACGGCCGCTGGAACTGCTCAGCCCTGGGCGAGAGGACCGTCTTCGGACAAGAGCTGAGAGTAG GTAGTCGAGAGGCAGCGTTCACCTATGCCATCACAGCAGCCGGCGTTGCCCATTCGGTGACAGCGGCGTGTAGCCAGGGCAACCTCAGCCAGTGCGGCTGCGACCGGGAGAAGCAGGGCTACCACGACCAGGAGGAGGGCTGGAAGTGGGGAGGCTGCTCAGCCAACATCAAGTACGGCGTGGAGTTCTCCAGGCGCTTCGTGGACGCCCGCGAGATCAAGAAGAATGCCAGACGCCTGATGAACCTGCACAACAATGACGCGGGAAGAAAG ATCCTGGAGGAGCGTATGAAGCTTGAGTGTAAGTGCCACGGGGTGTCGGGATCCTGCACCACAAAGACCTGCTGGACCACCTTGCCCAAGTTCCGCGAGATCGGTTACATCCTGAAGGAACGTTACGGCGAGGCGGTCCAAGTGGAACCCGTCCGGGCCTCGCGCCTCCGGCAGCCCTCGTTCTTGCGCCTGAAGGAGGCGCGGGGCTACCAGAAGCCCGCGGACAGGGACCTGGTCTACCTGGAGAGGTCTCCTAACTACTGCGAGGAGGACACAGCCACGGGGAGCACAGGAACGCGAGGGAGGCTGTGTAACCACACGTCGCCCCACACTGACGGCTGCAATTTGATGTGTTGTGGCAGAGGACACGACACACACCAGTACACCCGCGTGTGGCAGTGCAACTGCAAGTTCCAGTGGTGTTGTTTCGTGAAGTGCAACACGTGCAGCGAGAGGTCAGAGGTCTTCACCTGTAAGTGA